A DNA window from Candidatus Protochlamydia naegleriophila contains the following coding sequences:
- a CDS encoding FAD-dependent thymidylate synthase produces the protein MLTDDYEEFTEAQIKILKRYVTNTSSHVFVLRNLPEVIKGALFSRYSRSSLGLRSLLLKEFIANNEEAAFEAIVGPSSKNEEELQAHQAEAIKKAQAFYDRILDGYGDDSIGELGGAHLAIENISMIAAKLIEDQRIGGSPLEKSTRYIYFDQKVNGEYLFYREPILMTSAYRDSYIQTCNMLFDTYSRLIPPMTAIIEQRFPKDPSISKAAYTAALRAKVLDCLRGLLPAGTLTNMGIYGNGRFFEHLIHKLNCQNLAELQDIGKRSYQELAKVIPSFVRRSDPAHRTHQSYAQFSETMNSELKLIAEQHLDRCERSLQSGVRLVSHDPEAVTKVAAAMLFSNGNKGLPEIWNYCKTLSDEELARILDAGCNARENRRQKSPRALEHAEFTFEVVTDFGAYRDLHRHRILTQERQFLSCDYGFYTPPELQNTPYEEDYCHALNQAKEVFDVIAAELPEEAQYVVPMAYNIRWYFHVNLRALQWLCELRSSPAGHPSYRYIAQTMARQVCNTIPAFERFFKFVDYEGYELGRLDQEQRKVEKQQSLIQ, from the coding sequence ATGTTGACAGATGATTACGAAGAATTCACAGAAGCGCAAATTAAAATTCTAAAACGCTATGTTACCAACACCTCCAGCCATGTTTTTGTTTTACGGAATCTTCCAGAAGTCATCAAAGGGGCGCTTTTTTCTCGCTATTCCAGGTCGAGCCTAGGCCTTAGAAGCCTGCTGCTCAAAGAGTTTATTGCCAACAACGAAGAGGCGGCTTTTGAAGCCATCGTCGGACCTTCCTCTAAAAACGAAGAAGAACTGCAAGCACATCAAGCCGAGGCCATCAAAAAAGCGCAGGCCTTTTATGACCGCATTTTAGATGGCTATGGTGATGATTCTATCGGTGAATTAGGGGGAGCCCACTTAGCCATTGAAAATATTTCCATGATTGCAGCCAAGCTAATCGAAGACCAACGCATTGGCGGTTCTCCGCTTGAAAAATCGACCCGCTATATTTATTTCGATCAAAAAGTCAATGGGGAATATCTTTTTTACCGCGAGCCCATTCTAATGACATCGGCCTATCGCGACAGCTATATACAAACATGCAACATGCTCTTCGATACTTATAGCCGATTAATTCCTCCTATGACAGCCATCATTGAGCAGCGCTTTCCAAAAGACCCTTCTATCTCTAAAGCAGCTTACACCGCAGCTTTACGAGCCAAGGTTTTAGATTGCCTAAGAGGACTGCTGCCAGCCGGTACATTGACAAACATGGGAATCTACGGTAATGGCCGTTTCTTTGAGCATCTGATTCATAAGCTGAACTGTCAAAACTTAGCCGAGCTGCAAGATATCGGCAAGCGCAGCTATCAGGAACTCGCCAAAGTCATTCCTTCTTTTGTAAGACGCTCAGATCCAGCCCACCGCACGCATCAAAGCTACGCACAGTTCTCTGAAACCATGAATTCAGAACTCAAACTCATTGCCGAGCAACACTTAGACCGCTGCGAACGCTCGCTACAATCGGGTGTACGCCTGGTTTCGCATGATCCTGAAGCCGTCACAAAAGTTGCTGCAGCCATGCTCTTCTCTAATGGAAATAAAGGACTTCCAGAGATTTGGAATTACTGTAAAACACTATCGGATGAAGAGTTAGCACGCATTTTAGATGCCGGCTGCAATGCCCGCGAAAACCGCCGCCAAAAATCTCCTCGCGCTTTAGAGCATGCAGAATTTACTTTTGAAGTCGTTACCGACTTTGGAGCCTACCGTGATCTTCATCGCCATCGCATACTCACACAAGAGCGTCAATTTCTCTCATGCGACTACGGCTTTTATACGCCTCCGGAACTACAAAATACTCCCTACGAAGAAGATTATTGCCACGCCCTCAATCAAGCCAAAGAAGTTTTTGATGTGATTGCAGCCGAGCTCCCAGAAGAGGCTCAGTATGTTGTCCCAATGGCCTATAACATTCGTTGGTACTTCCACGTCAATTTGCGTGCTCTGCAGTGGCTCTGCGAATTACGCTCTTCGCCAGCAGGCCACCCAAGTTATCGCTATATTGCGCAAACAATGGCAAGGCAAGTGTGCAATACAATCCCTGCTTT
- a CDS encoding LysM peptidoglycan-binding domain-containing protein, with protein sequence MIYNDVPSPALPIVCDDVLLPPIYPPNPLLFSDEAVQRIASSVFENREEASVENVGNRIQHIQQVIVLRSQDIDKLNEHVRELKGGKRTKNIFLLSSLIRIFYAWFHRKEIKKDEEQLEVLRQQVDNLSLLLQHLRKKQQDLMEEADNHVSLLINNPLPKVRRENLERIITPFSSLGKDNPTLGSCETISPETLMAFEETCQALLIKETFSFDEIEALFKIEQEMRECLETNPDSVELEQVYTHALLPAYHKAKAFLTRRPFAHSVKLAASQGQALQAGLAGLDQLTAPLQTIRFDEESANRLYLMKDLVAYKKSNRRAKEEAHIITPLFNLRSTLATVPSFTMQWLSRSRYGMPMKWEHYSRGYADTPLLNASLKASIYETLSEQEKKIEAEFAKQYFPISSLNSQRVDWEYLKDGEWQALSLSQLCKLYDQELLEVDCLIKQHGQQPLRLDEHLFTETALGKALQSKPKLPELFFVPDLSDPQLKELYQACEKVKWSLKNSQMQKRKVRFQTLQTLFLSKKKLIDLAVDSQAKLSKTERDFLNSNVNQALKVGWKIAAPEAFQKKVSTSSRITYRSIRDVDAKPFIQEMKIIRELFNNVELLNGILNRLDEESLWNIIVTAELQFLDLHSNNVGLAPRKEGLEDVYHYFKDKRFRLTPATIDTPAHFHSEPSLSFETLYEHYLQGLLSDATWVTYIEDEDLQQNPISFRLDQRQELQALLNRPWQLVFYDLDLNLSEDNELHEQSKLIKSDADPQTTAPAHRSLSPKYRTEHLIPFCSTFLELALKDLPLSDSLLQRLENSTSSDNEMRLWCLRTDAAIRKRMPDQYRNELNARLKPLLDNQHYTLSNYRRKNSEATIKDIRSDFIASFIDLNSIPNQVFWSWMEEALSHGRVLAGDTWDSLAIRYKQSAAKLQELNEAEALSGPTIRIHSSLCGEDSRSQRKRRKIASQLFPRITWKQYEALVERQNSRTIYLRDYKILKESQSFQAIIEAMHLCLTNGSTPLTSTRKAFYSNLIKKFKLPPSNSTALLDFPPFSELIKLKNSFLTECQPTYFNVMKAMYPLLADAHKLNCYISSNEASAGSKIGWSDFSLEKSIKLAKERYPTTHEAHQLALFIEEKIAIKTDPAYFGKWQ encoded by the coding sequence ATGATTTATAATGACGTTCCGAGTCCTGCATTGCCTATTGTATGTGATGATGTTTTGCTTCCTCCTATTTATCCCCCCAATCCTCTCCTTTTTTCGGATGAAGCGGTCCAAAGAATTGCTTCCAGCGTTTTTGAAAATAGAGAAGAAGCCAGTGTCGAAAATGTAGGGAATAGAATTCAGCACATTCAGCAAGTAATTGTTTTACGTTCGCAGGATATCGACAAGCTGAATGAGCATGTGCGGGAGTTAAAGGGAGGCAAGCGCACAAAAAACATCTTTTTACTTAGCTCTTTAATTCGAATATTTTATGCATGGTTTCATCGCAAAGAGATCAAAAAAGATGAGGAGCAGCTTGAAGTACTACGACAGCAAGTTGACAACCTTTCTCTGCTCTTGCAACATTTGCGCAAGAAACAACAGGATTTGATGGAAGAAGCAGACAATCACGTTTCCCTGCTGATCAATAACCCTTTACCTAAAGTTAGAAGAGAGAATTTAGAAAGAATAATCACTCCTTTTTCTTCCCTTGGAAAAGATAATCCAACATTAGGCTCATGCGAAACCATTTCTCCAGAAACTCTTATGGCTTTCGAGGAAACGTGTCAAGCACTCTTGATTAAAGAAACATTCTCATTCGATGAAATTGAGGCACTCTTCAAGATCGAACAGGAAATGCGGGAATGTTTGGAAACGAATCCCGACTCCGTCGAATTAGAACAGGTGTATACACACGCTCTTCTTCCAGCTTATCATAAGGCCAAAGCGTTTTTAACAAGGCGCCCTTTTGCCCATTCAGTCAAGCTAGCAGCTTCACAGGGACAAGCGCTACAGGCAGGCCTAGCAGGGCTAGACCAATTGACCGCCCCCCTGCAGACGATCCGGTTTGATGAGGAGTCCGCTAACCGGTTGTATCTCATGAAAGATCTTGTGGCATACAAAAAAAGCAATCGAAGAGCAAAGGAAGAGGCCCATATCATTACTCCTCTTTTTAATTTAAGATCGACACTCGCAACTGTTCCTTCATTTACGATGCAGTGGCTTTCGCGCTCGCGCTACGGCATGCCGATGAAGTGGGAACATTATTCAAGAGGATATGCCGACACCCCTCTATTGAATGCCTCGCTCAAAGCAAGCATCTATGAAACCTTATCGGAGCAGGAAAAGAAAATTGAGGCGGAATTTGCTAAGCAATATTTTCCAATTTCTTCCTTAAATTCCCAAAGGGTCGATTGGGAATACTTAAAAGATGGAGAATGGCAAGCGCTCTCCCTCTCCCAATTGTGTAAACTGTATGACCAGGAGCTCCTCGAAGTCGATTGTCTGATCAAGCAACATGGACAGCAGCCTCTTAGGCTCGACGAGCATCTATTTACAGAAACTGCCCTTGGTAAGGCCTTGCAGTCCAAGCCAAAGCTACCTGAACTTTTCTTCGTTCCAGATCTAAGCGATCCCCAACTAAAAGAGCTTTACCAGGCATGTGAAAAAGTTAAATGGTCGCTGAAAAACTCCCAAATGCAAAAGCGAAAAGTCAGATTTCAGACATTGCAGACGCTTTTTCTAAGCAAGAAAAAATTGATCGATCTAGCCGTTGATTCGCAAGCCAAGTTAAGCAAGACCGAGCGCGACTTTTTAAATTCTAACGTGAATCAAGCCTTGAAAGTTGGATGGAAAATCGCGGCACCAGAAGCCTTCCAAAAAAAAGTTTCCACGAGCTCTCGCATCACCTATCGCTCAATTCGAGATGTTGATGCTAAGCCTTTTATCCAGGAAATGAAAATTATTCGCGAGCTATTCAACAATGTGGAATTATTGAATGGCATTTTGAATAGATTGGATGAAGAGAGCCTGTGGAATATCATCGTCACGGCAGAGCTCCAGTTTTTAGACCTGCACTCCAATAATGTTGGGCTCGCCCCTCGCAAAGAAGGATTGGAAGACGTTTACCACTATTTCAAAGATAAACGATTCCGCCTCACTCCTGCCACCATCGACACGCCCGCCCATTTTCACAGCGAGCCTTCCCTATCTTTTGAAACCTTGTATGAACACTACTTGCAAGGCCTGCTCTCTGATGCAACGTGGGTGACTTACATAGAAGATGAAGATTTGCAGCAAAATCCAATCTCTTTCCGCTTAGATCAACGCCAAGAATTACAAGCTCTTCTTAATCGTCCTTGGCAATTGGTCTTTTACGATTTAGACCTTAATCTGAGCGAAGATAACGAATTGCATGAACAATCCAAATTAATTAAGAGCGATGCAGATCCTCAAACGACTGCACCAGCGCATAGATCGCTTAGCCCTAAATATCGTACCGAACACCTCATTCCCTTCTGCAGTACCTTTCTAGAGCTTGCTCTGAAAGATCTTCCTCTAAGTGATTCGCTGCTTCAACGGCTGGAAAACAGTACCTCTTCAGACAACGAAATGAGGCTGTGGTGCTTGCGCACCGATGCTGCCATTCGCAAAAGGATGCCCGATCAATACCGGAATGAATTAAACGCTAGGCTGAAGCCGCTCTTAGATAACCAGCACTATACCCTGTCGAATTACCGCCGAAAAAACTCAGAAGCGACAATTAAAGACATCCGGTCTGATTTTATTGCATCTTTTATCGATCTGAATTCTATCCCAAATCAGGTATTTTGGAGCTGGATGGAAGAAGCCCTCTCGCATGGACGTGTTCTAGCGGGCGACACATGGGACTCGCTGGCCATCCGCTATAAACAATCAGCCGCTAAGCTTCAAGAGCTTAATGAAGCAGAAGCCTTATCTGGACCAACCATTCGTATCCACTCTTCACTTTGCGGAGAAGATAGCAGAAGCCAAAGAAAACGGCGTAAAATTGCCTCTCAACTATTTCCAAGAATAACCTGGAAACAATATGAAGCCTTAGTAGAGCGCCAAAACAGTCGCACGATTTATCTGCGTGACTATAAGATTCTTAAAGAAAGTCAAAGTTTTCAGGCCATCATCGAGGCGATGCACCTTTGCTTAACAAATGGATCGACGCCACTGACCTCAACTAGAAAAGCCTTTTATTCCAATTTAATCAAGAAATTCAAACTCCCCCCATCAAACTCGACCGCGCTCCTTGATTTCCCACCCTTCTCAGAACTAATCAAACTAAAAAATAGCTTCTTGACTGAGTGCCAGCCAACCTATTTCAATGTCATGAAAGCCATGTATCCGCTCCTCGCCGATGCCCACAAACTCAACTGTTACATTTCATCGAATGAAGCCTCTGCAGGATCGAAAATCGGATGGTCTGACTTTTCTTTGGAAAAGAGCATCAAACTCGCCAAAGAACGCTACCCAACTACGCATGAAGCTCACCAGTTAGCTCTATTCATTGAAGAAAAAATCGCTATTAAAACCGACCCTGCCTATTTTGGTAAATGGCAGTAA